DNA from Prunus persica cultivar Lovell chromosome G6, Prunus_persica_NCBIv2, whole genome shotgun sequence:
ccctcccATGCCATACTCTGCCATTCAATACATACATTATCATGTACAGtcaaatgaaatttagagTTTAGACTTCAGATCTTATTTAGAGTTTTCTCATACTTCATTCCCAAGGAAAAAGATGCAGTTTTCATTCTTTTGATCAATATAGGCATAATTGGGCTTAGTAATCAGTTTTTAGGAATAGAAAATTTGAGAATGATAGAAATTCATACCTGGAGGAATGTAGCCTATCGAACCCTTTAGACCAGCTGACATTGTTCGACTTCCGGGGGAATTATTTGGTCTTTCCAAGAGGAAGCTTGCTAAACCAAAGTCACCAACATGGGCTACCATATCTTCATCAAGAAGAACATTGCTTGGTTTTAGATCACAATGAACAATGAAGGTTTCGCAACGATAGTGCAGATAATCTAATGCAGACGCAACGTCAATGGCAATATTGAGTCTTTGGATAAGGGTCAATCTGTTGCTTTGAGATTGCCCATCATCTCTTGGATGCAGCCACGTGTCTAGACTTCCATTTTTCATGAACTCAATAACTAGACTTTTGAAGTCGTTACCCTGATAATCAATGGTTGAGCAAGCAGTTATGATCTTGAGAAGATTACGATGTCTTATACTTTTTAAAGCTTTGCATTCATCAATGAAACTCTTGGAAGCTCCTTCTTGTTGAAGGTTTAATACCTTAACAGCAACTACCGTTCCATCACCAGGGAGAACTCCTTTGTAAACAGAACCAAAACTGCCCGAACCAATCAGATTGTCCACAGAGAACCCGTCAGTTGATTCAACCAGTTCTGAGTAAGAGACACCTAATCTCCAATCCTTATAAGAACGTGAAGTCAAAGGTCTACCTCTTGACTTTTTCATCATTGAACAAGCAACAATGAAGCATGATAGAGCAACTATGAACGCAAGTGCACATGCTAGAGGGATACCTACTTTTGGGACAAGTACTCCTCGAGATGAATGGGGCTTTTTGTTGGAGCATGCATGCAGAAGTAATTCTGGTATGCCACCACAGAGCTTGTCATTTCTAAGAACTGAGAAACTACTTGCATTTGAAAAGATCCCATCTTTAGGAATTTCACCCACAAAATCATTATGAGAAAGATTGAGATACTTAAGAAAACTAAGCTTGCCTAGAAATTCAGGAATCTGCCCAGACAAATTATTGCGTGAAAGATCTATTTCTTCCAAGCTTGATAAATTTTGAAGAGATTGAGGAATTGTTCCTTGAAATTCATTACCTTCCAAATGCAGACGCTCCAACATTATACAACTGCCAAGGGTtgtagggatctcaccaaATAACTTGTTTCCGGATACATCTAGCTCTGCCAGATGTATTAAATCACCCACTTCAGATGGTAGTGGACCAGTCAATGAATTGTTAGaaatggttaaagaaattgaaagggATGAAAGCCCAATAAGCTCTTTAGGTATGGTACCAGTTAGGTTGTTACTAGAAAGATTGAGTATCAGTAGATTTTGGCAATTTCCAAGACTTGGAGGTATACTTCCTTCAAACCTATTATCCTCCATGAAGAGCTGTGTCAATGAAGTCAAGTTACCTAAGGAGGATGGGATTGGCCCAGAAAAGTTGTTAACATTCAAAACCAGTCTCCCTAATTTCTGAAGCTTCCCAATTCCATCAGGGACACTCCCACCCAAATAGTTATGTTCCACTTCCAGAGTGTTCAAGCTTAAGAGATTTCCAATGTCAGTAGGGATGCTTCCATGTATCAGATTGCCCCCTATAGTAAGATGTTTGAGTTGGGTTGAAAGGTTGCCTATAGATCCTGGCAGCTCACCTCCAAATTGATTTCTGGAAAGACCCAACACCTCCAGACTAGTACAATTAGCCAAGAAGCTGAGGAAATTCAAGTCACCAGTTCTCCCACTTCCCAATCTATTACGACGAAAGTTTAGCCTAACTAAGCTTTGCAAGCTTCCAAGACTTTCAGCAGGAATAGTTCCAGTGAGACCATTTTGACCAAAATCAATACTCCGAAGTCTAGAAGCATTTGACAACGAGGCAGGAATATTTCCTGTGAATCTGTTGCGACCACCGAGAAATAGTTCAAGATTGGGAAGAGTAATACCAACATTTGGTGGTAGCTCTCCCTGCAGCTGGTTTCCAACAACACTGAAAACGTATATGGAAGATATGTTATAGATTGAAGCAGGAACCTTACCAGACAAGTGATTCCCTGCAAGTACGAATCTCCCCAAGGCTGTTAGACGACCGAGCTCATTGGGTATGCTTCCTtgaaaattgttgtgagaAAGACGAAGACTATTCAAAGATGAAAAGTTTCCTATCCAACCTGGGATGGTTCCAGTGAGATTGTTAAGAGAAAGCCATAGATGATTTAAATTCAACAATGAACTGAGTTGGTCCGGAATAACCCCAATAATCTCATTGGAAAAAAGATCCAGCACACTTAGTTGTGTACAGTGAGATATATTAGTTGGAATATTCCCACCAAAAGAATTGTAAGACAGATTGAGATATTGCAGGCTCCGTAGACGACCCATTTCTTGAGGAATTTGGCCATGAAAGTTGTTGATTCCCAGGTTGATCCAGGTCAAATGAGTAAGATTTCCTATAGAAGGTGGTATGGAGCCTGCCAAGTTCTGAGCTTCCAGGTTCAAACTCGAGACTCTTTTTGTGGAATGGTTACACGTAACGCCAATCCAGCTGCAGAAGTTGATGGAATCATTCCAGGAGCTCATGACATGGAGAGGATCACTAGTGATTCCTTTCTTGAAATCTAGCAGAGCCCGACGATCAGTTTCGTTTCTGAAACTAGTGCTGGGCAGTGTTGCAGATTCCAGAGCTGTGCTCATGCACAAAATTAGAATGAACCCATGAtagaatttaaacaaaatcagCCTACCATGAGAACTACGTGAATGCTCCATCTTTTTCTTAACAGAGAGCAGCTCAAAAACCAAGTATCATTCATCTACCCCGAATGcatttaaaagaagaaatgttATCACATTGAAAATATCTTGATTGCAATTTGCATGGTCACCAAGAATTTGAGACAGTAACACTGCAACGGTGGGACCAAAAAAGTCAGCTCCCTCCTTGTTTGGCAAGGGGTTTTGAGGTTCAAATTAATCCGTAGCTCCCGCTGGGACCAGACGCATTTCAAACAATGATGAAGTCGACATTGGAAGACAAACCGACCAGAAACTAAAGTCAACATTCAAACCCAAGACGCGTTTAAACTGAAGAAGGTCAAAAACGAAAGCGACCTCCTGATCCTACACTTCATGAAGAAGCTCGATCCTAGGCAGATGTGAAGAAgttgagggaaaaaaaaagtcctcAACGTTTTGGAATTACATGCAAACTAAGCCTACAATGCATATGAATGGGAGAAATTGATTACAGTGATTTAGAACAATAATgtaatttacttatttaatttcattgaGGACATTAGATTTTTAAATAGTTGGGAAGCAATTCATACTTATACTTACATACCTCTGGGTGCCTTTGCCTCATCTAGATATATGCTTCTTTGTCTGGGTTACTAGCTCTtgtcttttctctcttctgcGTCCTGCTCTGTATCTGGTTTTTTGCTTTCTATTTCCGCTGGCCTGTGTTTGTTTGTGGCCAGTGGTTTGCTCGCCGACATTGCTCTGTATTTCATgagtttgggttttctttttaatgaaCGAATtagacccaaaagaaaaaaccagtGTAGTTTCAGGCCCGACCACTATGGTCCAAATTGTGAATATCATTTTGATGATTGATTGATTAGCCTTGTAGCTGTAGGCTTCTTGGGCTAACTAAAATCTAATGGGCCACCAAAGCTTTATTGCACAAGccttgattttgattttttttttaggacctttcctattgagaggAGCGATAATATACTACACAGATACTGGAACTCAAACCCAAAAGCTTTCCTGATAAGTAattgctccaaaccactacactaataGGTCATTTCCTAACAAGCCTTCATCTTTGTCATGGTGATTGTTACCCAAGTAGACTAGCAGCTGCAGGTTTAGGAATACTCTGTTATACTGGTTTGGAAAGCGCGCATCACAAAAATGCATGCATAGACGCACATGCCAATTTGATTTTGGCAGACTTCGAAGAACTAAATTGCACCAGCCAGGTAGAGAGTCTGCAGTCTTGgaccagtttggcattgctgtgctgtgaaaataatcgctgtcagatttgctgtgagagaaatcaatTGTGAGATAAAGCaatttggcgtttggtaaactttttgttataagtgttgttggtactgattcccgcataattagaaaatgattGCCGCATAATTATTAAACCCAACCCCTCTTCAAAACTGATTTCTgaataatcaaaaaatgaaagcacctcattaactgctttcccttatagctttctctcacaacaatttttaataataagtgattttcttatagtttaccaaacggactggacttcccaaaatttttaaaaaatcacttatcgcCGCAAATAAGCAAGCTTTGATTCAATTGGTGCTCTGTCCATTGgtaaacatttaaaaaaaaaaacccagccAAATTAGCCATTAACCATATGATGAGACCAATTATCATGCAAGGTAAAGCATACAACGACTTGCCATGACATTAGGAAAGAACAATATTGCAGTAGAGAGcacaaaacaataatattcaaATCTGCATTTGTTCCAGAACAGATCCAGTCCATACTGCATACCAAAATATGCTACAAATTATAGACACACACAATCATATCATAATTGTCAATATCTTCACCACCACCTTCATGGTTATGTGCAATTTGTGTATACACATACACACTGTCAACATAACAACTACAACTGGTCCACTGCCACATTGCTATGTATAAAGCTCAAACTGAGTTATCAATGCAAATGATCACATACGAATTGCACGAAAATGCTCATGTACAAACTAATGCAGTTCATCACAAACAGCTTCCCTGTTATGAACATTCGCACCGACTTCAACCCCTAATGAGATGTGGAACAACTTTGAACCAAGTACAGCATCAATGGCCACACATGAtgactgaaaaaataaaacagcacTAAGGCTTTTCTGACAAGAAATTGACTGTATAACAACATGACTACAATCGGCAGGGCTACCGAAACTTAGGAGGAGTTAGGGCTGACAATTTTAAAGTTGCATAGAGGAAATAAATGGGGGAAAATTGCATCCTATGTCATTTATGAAGGTATAATATGCAGCTGAGCTAGAACACAAGAAGTGAAAACCAGAACTAGTCGTGTAGGATTAATCTCagttaaagaaacaaaattatcCAAAGGATTTTCCATCACTAAAGATTATTGCAACCATTTCTATTTTCTACTAAAGTACCATTGATAAAGACGAAATCATACAATTAGACGTACTGGAATAATCAATGCATGCTCTTGAGTTATAAACACATTAACCAACACGGGAAGTTAATCATTTCAGCATTGGCAGATCAAAAACAATCTCATTCCATCTATAACTACAAATACTGAGACAAAAATGGTTCAACAAGATATTAAATTTCACTGATCGATTTGCAGAACGCTCTACAGTCTGAAGAATACTTTTACTACTGCTACTACTACTAAAGTTACCTACAGTTTGCATGAACACTACCAGCCAAAGCATTAACCAAAAACAGGCAGAGAGAAACCAAGAGTCAACCACCACAGTACAGAAGCCAGCCACCACAATGAGCTAAAATTCAGCAACATAATGCCCTTAGATGTTCGACTctgctctctccctctccacctTCTGCCCGAAAAGCTTTGTGGCAAACATATTGTCATCGAAATACTCTTTATAAGGGTGGTTCTTGGGAACAAGCTTTCTGAACTTTTCAAACTGTTTCTCAGCCTCTTTATTCTTCCTCAACACAGTATAAATGATTCCTTGACACAGATAAGGCCTGAAATCTCTCGGTTCTTCCCTCACAAGCTCTTGATAAAGCTTCAAAGCTTCCGAATAATTTGACTCCATCACGCGAATTTGGGCAATTAACAGCTTAAAATCCCTCACATCCGACTTGTTCCCCTGCTTCTTGCAACCCTCCATTGCCTTTTCCACTCTCGTCACCACATTCTCCAATTTCTCGGGGGATTGCGAAGCAGACATCACAAGACCATGATAGGCCTCAACTCGCAAAGGGTCTTTGGCCAAAATCTCCTCGAACTCACTGGTAGCGAGTTCAAACTCACCCATGTAGCTATGAACATTGGCTTTCAGCAATTGCCACTCATAGTCTTCAGGTTCGAGCTCGATCAAGCGGTCCAGCACCTGAATCGCTGCGGTCAATTTGTGGGCTTTGATCCTAACCTCCATCAATGACCTCAGCGCTTCGACATCGTCGGGGTTTTGGCTCAATTGCTCTTCAATgagcctctctttctcttcgaCCGTAACGCTGTCAGTGGACGAAACTTCTTCTCTGGGCTCCACAGTAGAAGGCGCGCCTGTGGGGGAGGCCACGGCGGTTCTGTTGTGGAAGCGCATGAAGAAGAATGCGGCTGCTGCTATGGCGGCGCAAGTGGTCTTGAGAAGAGGGGAGGCGAGaggggctagggtttggaagggtgagggtttagggtttttggggttttggtgAGGTGGGTCGGCGGAGGATGGTGAAGAGGATGAGGACGAGGCTCTGATAGTGAGGGAAGTGAAGTTGAAAGGCGGTGATGAGCGTGGGGGTTTGAAGGaagaaattggttttgggaaTGATGGACGGTGGGGATTGAGTGAGAGGTTAAAGGGTTGGTGACGGTGTTGAAGTTTAGCGAGAGACTCCATGAATTGAGAGAAGTAGGGTTTTCTTAAACCCTGGAATGAAGGTGGGGATAGTGGcagagaaggaggaggaggaggaagaagtagaagaaaaagagaactaAGAATCAGGAGAAGTTCAAAACCCTGAGAATATGCCGTTTACGAACGTCGGTCCAAAACTACAAAATTATTGATCCAGTCAGGCTCCAAACGACGTCGTATATGTCATCAAATTGGACGTAAGCTTTCAGGCCTTGGGCTGAAAATTTCAAACTCAATATTGGTCCTCTTTCTTTGCTGTTTCCTCAAGTGGGCTTCTCTCTAGAGCTGGGCTTATATCTAATTTATCCAGTCCAGTAGTTTCCTTAGAAACTGCCATAGGCTTTGTGCTAAGTCCTATTCGTGAGAAGTTATGTTTGTATTTACGCGCCTCGTTTTGGGGTCCGGTCTGAACACgattatttcaattaaattggATTAAAAAACGGTTGCTTTTGGTGaatctatatatatctatatatataaagcaaaaggcagagaatggtgaaacattcaaaataccagaaaatgccctttgttaattcaaacattaagaattgaaattattatttaaatgaggataatatggtaaattcatatttttttaatattaaaaaaattaaaattaaaaacaaaataagataataggtcctacttttatggaacataactaccctgttattttttcttaattctaaaaataaaaataaaaaagaaaaagaaaaccaattggcacatgcgtgagcatgtgtcaaggggctagtatatataaagcaaaaggtagagaatggtgaaacattcaaaatatcagaaaatgcccttggttaatgcaaacattaagaattcaaattattaattaaatgaggataatatggtaaattcacactttttcatatttaaaaaaattaaaagaaaaagaaaaagcagataatgtatcctatttttatggaacacaactacccattatcttttttaattctaaaataaatttacttatttttttaaaaaaacctctcgcaagcgcggaagcgcgtgcagagaggctagtttaTAATGATGAGATTGGAATCATTAAATTTCAACAACAATCCAATATATTATGTTATATAATCTAACATATTTCAAACCGATCCACCAAATGAGGCTCcacattttgaaaaaaaacaaagagaaaatatgTGATTataggttttcttaaattatttctttctaCGGTTGATTAATAGGCTTAGCTTATACTTAAAGaatatttttaccaaactaaatgtttaattaaattaaagagaTATTTACTTATATACTCATTCTTAACACTAGTAATATAGATAACtcatcatttaatttctataaacaaactcaaaaaatgacagctggctctattgaatttcattttaattattaaattagtCTAATGctctattgagtgttttggatttttttttaaagaggttagggttgggttttttttaaagaggtTAGGGTTGGGCTTATTTTAAGAAAGTGATAGCAgatttgtaatttataggaagttCAAAGCCTAtttgttatattataaatgTGTTTTGGATGTGTTTATAAAGTCCCTTtcatataagattttcatataatttaaGTCCCTATATTggatataatagtgaatctctcaaaattaaaagacaaaaaagtttATATTTCCAATTTGAATAACTATGAACCAAAGATATATTAGCCCCGACCAAGTTTCCAATTGGAATTTGATTCTTTGAACTTTggatataaaaacaaaacaaaaaacaaaaaaatgaggaATTTTTTTAGGTAAAACAGCTTGGCAAATATATTGAGCATGCACTCATTtgacttttccattttttttaaacaaatcatTCCTCCATTTTCTCCTTTAACCtaaaataacaaacaaaaaagattcGAAAACTATTAttccaataaaataaattgaataaaaattcaTACCCTTATAGGTGTGCAAAGATTTTAAGggggtgtatccaattctaacttttaaatatttttgttaagTGAGTAACTTTTATAGAGTTGACAAATTCGTAATGACTTTTACATGCTTTATAAAGTTAAGtgaaaaacataataaaatattatgtgCAAACATATAGTCCAACCCAACAACCATTTCATTAttcaaacaaatgaaaaacccATTAATTTACCAGAATTATTACTCGGATTATGGTTCAAGGCACATTTTTCCCTCTATAACAAAGTAGCACATACACATAGGAGCCCTAGAGCAAAACTcgtataataaaatattgatatgTTTCATGATGGAAgcataaggaaaagaaaaagattcaaGATTTTTCACTAGCCTGAAGGAAGCGGATGAGAAGATGGGATACCAAAGTTGAGCCCAAccgttttttgttttgagagaATGAAGTTCATTGCAAAACTTGGAAACAATACAATCTTGAAGCAGCAGATCTTGAATTAAATCAGGTTGGCCTGCTCACTATTTTTGAATACAATAAAACTTTtacaaacattttaaaaattgcAGTTGAATACCTTCACACTTTTAAGCTAATTGAAAGTCATTAAAACGTTTAAAAATCTGGTGTATTTTAAACGTTAAtgccactctctctctctctccaccgaACAGAAACGAAGGGAACCAAAGCGACAAATCCGAATGACCCACACACAACAAAATTATTGGGAGAAAATAGACCAAACATAACATATTAAATAATACACACACGAGAGAATTAATTATgaagataataaataaaggctGGACAAGTAAATTTACAAAACAGTCCAAAGCATCTGCAAtgccacacacacacacacacacacacaaaagggTGGCCAATGGAGCAGAGCGGGCTCTGCCACGTGTACGCCAACCCACCCCAGCCACCCAACGAACCAAACAGGTTTACAAATCACACTTCCCAACTACTATTGATGACTGCTGGACGACGTCGTATCTGCCGTCCGTATTACATGTCGTTATTTGCTGTCGTTTTTTTTGGCGGCCTTTACGCTGATGTTTGCATAGAGAGGAATAGGTATCGGCTAGCAATTAAAGCCAAAAGGGCCATCTTATCGGTCGTTGTCTTGAATGAAAAATCAAACTACTTCTGATCATCGTCGTCGGAGCTGTCTTTTTGCGAAAGATCGAAAAGCATCTTCTCGATCCTTTGCTTTGTGATCTCCATCTCAGAGGCTCTAGTTTCCCTGTTCTTTGTGTACGCCTCAAAGAACTCCTTGTTCTCCTTCTCCAGCTCCTTCCACACTGCAATTATACAGATTATTTAATAATAACACCATGCAAACACTTAATTCTATGTGTAACATGCATTTTATGTGTACATAGAGACTTGTAACAGTAAACCCTGCATCTGAGGTCTTGTGTTCGAGTCTCTTATATCGCttttcgggaaaaaaaaaagtgtatatACATAGAGAGGGAATTAATTTGGGTTGGACTGACCTGTTGAGGTAATGACGGGTTTGATGTTTGCATGCTTAGAGAGGGCTTCCATGCACTCTTCTTTGCTCATGTTGAATATGATGCACTCCTCGATTAAATGGTGCACCTGATTAATCATTATAATCATGCATGTCACCACCATCGATcttcataataaaaaaactctcaaaacagaaaaactaTTGGatcatatatattaaaatcaaatatataagatgGAGATGATGATCGaatattcataaaaaattgtaGCTTATATTTCCAATATAGAAGTAAAACAAGCTTACCATGTGGATGTATGAAGCAGAGGAATCGCCCATCTTCTCGTAGTACTTTTCtttgttaatatatatatatatatatcccaaTATATAACACCTAATATTTTCCTCTAATAACGCAGAAAGAGGCTGGCTAGCTCAACTTGTTGCAGAAAGAAGGGGGAGAGTGAGAGGCAAGCAGCTGCTAGATCATAAGAAAACGCAGAGTTGGAATCAAGAAAGCCAAAGATGTTGAAACGACTGATGGGTTAAAACAAGAGAAAATCATGAGGAGGGATGGAcgataaattatatatttatgtgaaaagtaaaatcaataaataaaaaaaagtgcagGTGAGTCTTGTGATGTCATAAGGTGGTGTGGGGGCTCCAATGCCCACGTGGGAGGAGCACGATGATTGGTGGAGAGGGGATGAGAGGAGATTCTACAAGCAGCCTTAGTTTGTCTCTTATACGTGGTCACTGAGCCAGTGTCCACGTGACACATGGGGCCCCTCACCTTCCTACACATGTTAGCTAGTAGGTTTTCATATGCCCAAGTTCTGACTAGGTAGATCAAACCCATGCATCATTGCGCCGCCCACACTCCTGCTGCAGCACAAACTTTGGCCCAGTTTCCACCTACCTAGCCCATAATCTCAATATCCTCCCTTCCATGTTCTAACCTAGCAACTTTATAATATAAGAGAGCTCAAGTTCGAATTATTGTTATCGAATAAAAGTCGAACTCGATGCTAATGTATGTATTGACATATATTATAGCGGTGGATTTAACTATTAATTATGTTAATTCAATATGGTAAGAAAATATCGACGTAATCAATGATTCATATTCATAATTATAACATAAGCAGTTTACATCAAAACGACTCttgtattataattttatagaaattaCTGTTAGAATGTATAGTCCAGAGCAGAAGAgctttgtgtatatatatgtactacTACCACTAGTACCGAGGGTATTTCAATAGGTGCCTTTTGTATTCTTTTGCCTTTTATTTGTAGTTTTGTATTCAGCCAGTTTTGTTGGCATGGGAGCTTTTCTAAAGTATGGGATGGGAGGCATGTGATTTGTAGAAATTTATTCACTCAGGGAAGAAAAGATATATGATATGGCCCACATGGATTTGCTATTTTCACGTGGAAACTAGctaagtattatttttttacccaTACagatgatatttttattttagtttaataATTAATCATGACCTAAGagtataaaaaatttcactgTGTTAAAACTGTTGCTTTCACCTTTCACTGACCTATAATTGTGGTTCCATTTACGTGTATTAAGACAAAGGCTTCCAACTAGATAATGTTTGCCCATCCAGAGTACCGAAAATTGGCTTCTTGACCAATCACCTAAGGCTGGCTAGATATTTTGGTATATATCTTAGTTTTTCACTAGATGATATAAGGATAGAATTTTCAGAATTAACCACTGCCATGTTGCATCTTTGTTAGAGCATTCACAGTTGGTGGTGTAAATTCCGGGATGTAAAGTCACTTTTATATCCCATTTATACCTCCAGAAGATGTAAATGTATTTTTTGCTCTAATTGAGTGAATGTATATCCGGAGATGTAAACAACAATATAATTCATTATACACACGGTATATAAttctcttttgctttatagTAAATCAAAAGATACCCTCTAAGAAAAGAGAGGATATCTGTTCGGGAAAAATAATTTAGCATATAATGATCGTCCTTGTCCCAAAAGCATTGAGATAGAGCTTGAGTAAAAGATCCTCCTTTGTTCCTGACACTGTGAATGATCAATCTTTAGTCGCTTAAGATGTGCTCTTTGTCGAGAGAtctcaaaaaataaacttatttaaaGAATACATCGTGAACACATGCATGTCAAATGGCTTTGTCACATGATTGCATTGTGGACTTTAATCTTCGACGCCAGCTTAGAATTTCGGCAAAACCAAATTTATGTATAGTATAACATCGGTTAGTGCAATTACAGCTCGAGATGATAATGACATGGTCTGCTCTGCTGTTGGTTCACGGTTTGTTACTTTCAACAACTCTGTTGGTGCCTCCAATATCAAATGCTCATCTGCTCTAAGTCTAAACAAACAAAGATTAGCAATAGTTTAATCAGCATGCATTTTCTTAAACTTCAAACAACTgtccaaattaaaataaaacaggAGGCCTTAAGTGGAGTTTTAGAAGTAAACCCCTTTGAAATGAAACCTTATGAGCTGGTCAGTAAACTAGAAAATTTACATCAGTAAATTCAGTCCCTGATCGCTCACCCCATCTCACTGGTTTTCACCATAGGTTATTTTAAGGCTAACCAGAGAATCCCACTTTGCCTATTGATGTATTTGAAGTTGGGTAAGAAAAGAATGGCATATGGagcaaaacacacaaacaacaTTTTAAAGTCATTATTTTTATGGTCACGCATTTTCTTagtgaaaatcataaaaacaaaccaGAAGCTATGGCTATAGAAGAAGACAACCAGTATAAGACATTGATGGGCAGGTAAAGGAAGGAGGGGCGGGGTAAGCTTTACTATACAGAAACAATCGTACAATCAAAAACCCACATCTGTATTTCGACTCGTTTCACTCATTTTATATCTTTCAGGCTTTCTAATAGCTCATGCGCATGACTGATAGATGAGGATCTTTGATTTACAAGGGGTAGCCACCCCTTCTCATATCTCTAGTGAAAAAGGGATGTCTTAGTGCTTCCCTTGCTTTGAGACGCTCCGCTGGCTCGTATCTTAGGAGCCCTTGTAAGAGTTCAATCAAATCTCCAGCAGAATGGTCCACATGCTGCATTATTAGGTTCTGCAATGGATGGttcaaaataacaataaagtAAGTCTGCAAGCACTTAATTAAAAATCCAAGGACAGATTAAATTTGTATTGTATATGCGTTGGGTGTTACATTATTGGCATAAATAAGATAGCAACTTTTTAAGTTCTGAATCATTACCGGTAACCGGGGCAATTTGCAAACTGCCCTCATGCTTT
Protein-coding regions in this window:
- the LOC18774719 gene encoding protein SLOW GREEN 1, chloroplastic, which encodes MESLAKLQHRHQPFNLSLNPHRPSFPKPISSFKPPRSSPPFNFTSLTIRASSSSSSPSSADPPHQNPKNPKPSPFQTLAPLASPLLKTTCAAIAAAAFFFMRFHNRTAVASPTGAPSTVEPREEVSSTDSVTVEEKERLIEEQLSQNPDDVEALRSLMEVRIKAHKLTAAIQVLDRLIELEPEDYEWQLLKANVHSYMGEFELATSEFEEILAKDPLRVEAYHGLVMSASQSPEKLENVVTRVEKAMEGCKKQGNKSDVRDFKLLIAQIRVMESNYSEALKLYQELVREEPRDFRPYLCQGIIYTVLRKNKEAEKQFEKFRKLVPKNHPYKEYFDDNMFATKLFGQKVERERAESNI
- the LOC18772409 gene encoding uncharacterized protein LOC18772409, with product MGDSSASYIHMVHHLIEECIIFNMSKEECMEALSKHANIKPVITSTVWKELEKENKEFFEAYTKNRETRASEMEITKQRIEKMLFDLSQKDSSDDDDQK